A window of Methylocaldum szegediense genomic DNA:
CCGTGGCACGAAGCGCACTTGGCGTCGTAAAGAGCTTTGCCTTCGTGGGCCGTGCCTTTGCCCGGCGGGAGTCCGGTACCGTCCGGGAAGACATTGATGTCCTGCGCGGCGATCTCTTCGGGAGAAGCTGGGCGCCCAAGCTTCGGACCTTCCGGTGCGGCGGAACACGCTGCGGATACGGCAAACAAGACGATCGCCAGTCGTCGCAGCTGTCGCCCGTCTTGATGATGTTGCTTACGCATAGACATGACTCACGGTCCCATCCTCGGCCACAGCCCAGGCGACGACGGCGTTGTAGTGAAAATAACCATGCCGTCCGCGCTCGGCGATCAGTACCTCGCGTTCCGGCTGAACATAGCCGGTTTCGTCGGTGGCGCGGCTCTTGAGCACCAAGGGAGAGCCGTCCCAGCGCCATGGGAGACGGAAACGGGTAAAACACTGCGGCAAAACCGGTTCCTGCAGAGCGGATTCCGCCCAACTGCGTCCACCATCGGCGGAGATTTCGACCCGCCTGATCCGCCCCCGACCGCTCCAGGCGAGGCCGCTGATCTGGTAAAGACCGGGACCTGATAAGTTCCTTCCGGGCGATGGAAAGGTGATGATCGACTTCGCGTCCATGACGAAAGTGAATTGGCGCGCCTTGCCGGAGGGTAGCAGTTCGGTGTATTTGGCGGTTTCATTGCGGGCCATGACCGGTCGGTTCGCCGCTTGCAAGCGGCGCAGCCACTTGACGCTGAGCACCGCCTCCCAGCCCGGCAGAATCAGCCGCAAGGGGTATCCGTTTTCAGGTCGCAAGCGCTCGCCATTTTGATAAAGCGCGAGCATGGCGTCGTCCAGGGCTTTTTCTACCGGAATACTGATGTTCATGGCGGCGGCATCCGCACCTTCGGCGATGAGCCAGCGGGCCTCAGGACGCAATCCGGCTTCGTCCAGAATCACAGCGAGCGGAACACCGGTCCATTCGCTGCACGAGGCCAAGCCGTGGAAATAGCCGACGGGCGTCTGTATCGGCTCCTCGTGCCAGCCGGCATTGCTGTTGCCGCCGCACTCGACGAAGCAGAGACGGGAAACCATGGGATAGCGCAACAGATCGTCGATACTGAAGGACAGCGGGTTTTCGACGAGTCCGTGAATCAATAGGCGATGTCGGTGCGGGTCGATCTGCGGCACGCCGTTATGGTGCCGTTCGAAATGGAGGCCATTAGGCGTGACGATGCCTTCCAGCTTATGTAATGGGGTCCAGGATATGCCGTTGCCCGGGGCACCCGCATTGGCCGAAATCCAACGTATAACATCTTTTTCGTGAGGCGAGGGGCGGCCGTAATTAGTGAACGGTTCGCCCGGGGTTTTCATCCAGGGTGGCGGCTCTTCGGCCAGTCCTTGGACGGCGTGCCCAGCAAGTGCTGTCCCGGCGCCGAATGCGAGGCTTTTCTTGAGAAACAGCCGGCGGTCCAGGAGACCGCCGCTGGCTGCTGGCGGCAGGCTTCCCGTTTCGTTTGCCTCTTTGTCGCTCATCGCGCCTCCTTTTCGAAAGAGAAACAGCTGTCGATCTTACTCCGATCAGAGGACGCAGGACATTGCTCGTTCAGACCATCGATCTTCGAATGCGAAAGGCCGGCGCGAAGACAGGGAGAAAAGGTTTTCGCGTTTCAGGCGAGAATCGGTAAGATTCGTTTGGGGCTAAGTGAAGAGGGGTTCGGATGCGGGGTGACAAGCACCGCGTTCGGGCATGGAGAAAATTTCGATAAAAAGTCAAGGTGATGGCTGAAGCATTACAAAATGAAAACTCGGGTCGGATCGGCTGTGATCCGGTGGTTACAGTGAGGCGGGCGTTCGACCATGCGTGAGTTTGCGGCTTTCATTATGCGAAGCCGGCTGCATGCGATCGCGATAGTCGGTTTGTTCGGGGTTTTTTCGTTGAAAGTGCTTCCTCTCGGCTTGCTCAGCGCCGCGGCGCTCGGTTTGGTGGCCTTGCGCAAAGGCTGGCTGGAGGGTGTGGTGATAGCGGCCGGCGCTGCGGCCGTGGTCTGGGTCGGTTGGTCCATGATGGAGCATCGGCCGGGTCTCGATTTCCCGGTTGTTTTTGCAGTTTGGCTGCCTTTGTTGGTTTGTGCGGAGAGTTTACGGCGTACGGAGTCCCAAGGATTGGCGCTGATCGTGACGGGCGTGATCGTTAGCGGGTTCGTCCTGGGCATGCACTGGGTCACCGGCGACGTGGTCGCGTTCTGGCAGTCCTGGCTGAAGCGGGCCGTCGCCGCGGTACCGGGGGCGACCGTTCAAGGGTTCGAGCGAGACGGAACACTGCGCCTCATGAACGGACTGGTGGCGGTGCTCTACGGTTTTGCCATGATGTTCAGTCTGTTGTGTGCGCGCTGGCTGCAATCCTTGGTCTACAACCCTGGCGGTTTCGGTCGCGAGTTTCAGCGTCTTCGACTGCCGCGGTTGGCTTTGCCGGTGATTGTGGGCGCGATTTGGGCATCAGGCTCGGTAAGCCAGACCTTGGTTGCCGACCTTCTGATGGTAGCGATAATGATGTACTTCTTCGTGGGATTGGCGGTGGTGCATGGGCTGGTCACCATCAGACGCTTGCATTGGGGTTGGTCGGCGCCGCCATATGTGGCTCTAGCGTTCGCTCCGCAATACGCGCTCGTAGGGTTGGCTCTGGTTGGTGCCGCCGATGCCCTGATCGATTTTCGGGCGCGGGCGAGAAAAGGATGATCCGGCGAGTGGGGACGGGGGTGGTCTTTGGATTACGGCTCAGGGTCGAGCGATGATTCCTTATCGTGACACGATTCCCGCCAAATATACGCCATGGATGACCTGGGCGATCATCGCGCTGAATCTGGCGGCCTTTGCCTACACCCAGTGGTTGACTCCTCAGGACTTGTATTACTTTCTGAATCTTCACGGCTTGGTACCGGCGCGGTACACGAATCCGGAATGGGCGGTTCGGGTCGGATATCCGCCCGGCGATTACACCCCGTTTGTGAGCAGCATGTTCCTGCACGGCGGAGCGCTGCATCTGGTTCTCAACATGTGGTTGCTCTGGATATTTGGAGACAACGTCGAGGATCGGATGGGCAGCGTGAGGTTTCTGGCCTTCTATCTGATCTGCGGTTTGATCGCCGGAATCGTGCATATTTACACCAATCCCCGGTCCAACATCCCGACGATCGGTGCATCCGGCGCCATTGCGGGCGTCATGGGCGCCTATTATTTCCTGTTTCCTTACGCTCGCGTGGTGATCTGGATGTTTTTTCTGCCTTGGTTCATCGAGGTGCCGGCCATCGCCTTTCTAGGGGTTTGGGTGATCATACAGCTTTACAAGGTGACTGTTGGCGCGCCCTCTGACGAGCCTTTCGCCGATGTCGCCTGGTTCGGACATCTCGGCGGCTTCATCGCCGGCATGCTGCTGTACCGCTTCTTTCTGCTCGAAGGACGCAAGGACGATCGATATTTTGGGCGGCATTCGGTTTGATGCATGAGGACCTCGCTCTGTGAATTGAGCCGGGGCACGGGTTAAAACATGGTTTATCGCGTCCATCCCTCCGAACGAGTCCCTCATCACGTCGACCGTGACTACTTTCTCCGCCTCCTCAGCGAACACATCGGGAACAACGGACTGCTGTTCGATGCGGAAGATCTTCGTCCCTATGAGTGCGACGGGCTTTCCGCATACCGCGAACTACCCTGGATCGTCGCTCTGCCGGAAACGATAGAGCAGGTTCAGGCCGTGCTCCGTTTGTGCCGGGAGCACGGCGTGCCGGTCGTGGCGCGAGGTGCGGGTACCGGTCTTTCCGGTGGAGCTTTGCCGGTCGCCAACGGTGTACTGTTGAGTCTCGCCAAATTCAACCGGATCCTCGAAATCGATCCTGTAAACCGGACCGCGCGGGTTCAGCCGGGGGTGCGCAATCTCGCCATCTCCGAGGCCGCGGCGCCTTATGGACTTTATTACGCACCCGACCCGTCCTCGCAGATTGCATGCACCATCGGCGGCAATGTCGCAGAAAATTCTGGCGGCGTTCACTGCCTCAAATACGGGCTGACCGTACACAACGTCCTTCAGGTGCGGATAGTCACCATGGACGGCGAACTCCTGACACTGGGCGGATCGGGATACGATGGCCCCGGTTACGACCTGTTGGCGTTGATCACGGGGTCCGAGGGTTTGTTGGGCGTGATTGTCGAAATCACCGTGAAACTGTTGCCTATCCCACCGTGCGCACAGGTGCTCCTGGCCTCGTTCGACAGCGTCGAGGCGGCGGGCGAGGCGGTGGCCGCCATCATCGGTGCCGGTCTTGTTCCGGCCGGCCTTGAAATGATGGACAACATGACCATTCGGGCGGTGGAAGATTTCGTGCATGCGGGATATCCGATCGATGCTGCGGCGATCGTGCTCTGTGAATTCGACGGCATCGCCGAGCAGGTCGAAAGCGATCTCCTCAAAGCCCGGGATATCTTCAGGACCCGAGGCGCGACCGATGTCCGTCAATCGACCGGCGAAGCCGAGCGCAAGCGATTCTGGGCGGGCCGCAAGGCGGCATTTCCGGCGGCAGGGCGGATTTCGCCCGATTATTACTGCATGGACGGCACGATACCGCGCAAACGCTTGCCGGAGGTATTGCACCGAATTGCGGAGCTTTCGGCCCAGTATGGGCTAATGGTCGGAAACGTGTTCCATGCCGGGGACGGCAATCTCCATCCGCTTATTTTGTACGATGCCAACAATCCAGGCGAACTGGAGAGGGTGGAGGAGCTAGGCGGGAAAATCCTGGAGGTTTGCGTCGAAGTCGGCGGAACCATTACCGGCGAGCACGGCGTCGGTGTGGAAAAGATCAACCAGATGTGCCTTCAGTTCGGGACCTCCGAACTGGCACAGTTCCATGCAGTCAAACGGTCTTTCGACCCCTACGGCTTGCTCAATCCGGGAAAAGCCGTTCCGACACTGCATCGATGCGCCGAATTCGGCGCGATACACGTCCACCGAGGACGGGTGGCTCACCCTGAACTGGAACGCTTCTGAATGAACGCCGATCTCAGCGAGAGTCTCCGTCAAGCCGTATCGGATGCGGGAAACTTAGGAACACCGCTCATGATCGTCGGCAGCGGAAGCAAAGCGTTTTATGGCAGGAAAGCCGCAGGAAACTTTCTGGAAGTCGCTGGCCATGCCGGTATCCTGCGCTACGAGCCGACCGAATTGGTGATCACAGCACGCTGCGGGACGCGGTTGTCCGATATCGAATCCGCTTTGGCCGAGTGCGGCCAGATGCTACCGTTCGAACCACCTTACTTTGGCCAGGACGCCACGCTCGGAGGTACGCTGGCCTGCGGATTTTCCGGGCCGCGTCGGCCATTCGCGGGTTCGGCTCGCGATTGCATGCTGGGTTGCAGGATTCTGAACGGCAAAGGCGAGGTGTTGTCGTTCGGCGGAGAAGTGATGAAGAACGTCGCCGGCTTCGACGTATCCAGACTGATGGTCGGCGCCATGGGCACGTTGGGCGTAATTCTGGAAGCATCGCTCAAAGTGTGCCCCAAGCCCGAGCATGAGTTAACCGTTTGTTTCGAAAGCAGTGTCGAACACGCTCTGAGCGCAATGAACCGATGGTGCTCGGAGCCGTGGCCTTTGTCCGGGCTCGCCTATGATGGCAACCGAATCTACATCCGTCTGTCGGGCTCGGAGCGAGCCGTCGATGCCGTATACCGAAAATTCGGAGGAGAGATTCTCGAGGACGGCAATGCATTCTGGGAGGACTTGCGCGAGCAACGCCATGAGTTCTTCCGTGCGGATGGCAATCTCTGGCGGATATCCTTGGCACCGGCCACTCCTGTCTTGGATGTGCCCGGAGACTGGTTCTACGACTGGGGCGGAGCGTTGCGCTGGCTGAAAACCGATGCGCCCGCCGAGGCTGTTTTCCGGGCGGCCGAAGCGGCCGGCGGGCATGCCACGTTATTTCGAGGTGATTCCGGCGATGGACGGGTATTTCAGCCTTTGAGCGAAGGATTGAAATGCTTGCACGCGAATCTGAAGAAGGCATTCGATCCTAATGGTTTGTTCAACCCGGGGCGGTTTTACGAGAATTTCTAATGCAGACCCAGCTTGCCGATTTCGTCAAAGATACGCCCGAAGGTCGAGAGGCCGATGCGATCCTTAGAAAATGCGTGCATTGCGGCTTCTGTACCGCCACTTGTCCGACATATCGGCTCTTGGGGGACGAATTAGACGGCCCACGCGGGCGGATCTATCTGTTGAAACAGATGCTGGAAGGGCAGAAGGTCACGACGCGGACGCAGTTACACCTGGACCGTTGCCTAAGCTGCCGAGCCTGCGAAACGACCTGTCCGTCGGGTGTCCGCTACGGCAGGCTGGCCGATATCGGCCGTGACCTGTTGGAAAGAAAGGTCCAGCGTCCCTGGCTGCAGCGCTTGCAGCGGCTAGCTCTGCGCAAGCTGCTGCCTTACCCCAGGCGCTTCGCAACAATTTTGACGTTGGCTCGATTGATCCGGCCCATGCTTCCCGCGGCCTTACGCGCCAAGATACCGCCCAAGGTCTCAGCCCCGCAATGGCCAGCCGCGAGACACACTCGTCGGGTTTTGATGCTGAAAGGGTGCGTACAGCCTGCCATGGCACCGGCCATCGACGCTGCTGCCGCGAACGTTCTGGATCGCCTCGGTATCAGCGCGGTTCGCGTCGACGGCAGCGGTTGCTGCGGCGCGCTGAGTTACCACCTTGCGGCGCACGAGGAAGGCAAGGCGTTCATGCGCCGGAACATTGACGCCTTATGGCCGCACATCGAACAAGGGGCGGAAGCGATCGTCAGTACCGCTAGCGGCTGCGGGCTGATGCTTAAGGAGTACGCCGATGTGCTCAAGTACGATTCCGTTTACGCTGAGAAGGCCGAGCGCGTCTCCGCGCTGACGAGAGACATCGGCGAGATTCTGGCTGGGGAGGACTTGTCGTCGCTTCGGAGTTCACCTGTCGGAAGAATCGCGTTCCATTCGCCCTGTACCCTTCAGCACGGCCAGAAACTGAACGGACTGGTCGAACGCCTGCTGTCGGACTTGGGATTCGAACTGACACCCGTCGATCAGCCGCATCTCTGCTGTGGTTCGGCCGGAACCTACTCGTTGCTGCAGCCCGAGCTTTCCCAAAAGCTTCTGGCTGACAAAATCCGGGCTCTCGAACAAGGCCGTCCGGAATGCATTGCGACCGCGAATATCGGTTGTTGGGCCCATCTGCGCTCCAGTGCCACGGTACCCGTGCATCACTGGATCGAATTGCTTTACCTGTTGTTGGAAGGCCGTCATGCCAAATCAGCCCCTTGACAAGGTGTATCGTCAGGTGATAAAGGAGTGTTTATGCGAGGAAACGTATTGTTTCCTTGCTGTAGCTGATTGTATCCCAAGCGATTTGGAGGACGGTCATGAAGCGTTTGTATTACCTCACCGGTAATCTGGACAGTACCGAGCAGATTTCCAACGACATGCACCAAGCCGGCATCACCGACTGGCATTTTCATGTCGTCAGCAAGGATGAGGCAGGTCTTTACCGGCGCAATATACACGCTGCGAATCTCATTCAAAAACATGACGTTATCCGATCCGGTGAGCGCGGGGCGATGATAGGCGGTGTCGTCGGGTTGTTGTTGACGGCTTTTTTGATGGCCACAGAGCCCTTCGGGCCGGATGTCAGCGGTTTTGTTTACGTGGCGGCCTTTGGTTGCGTCACACTGTTTGGTGCTTGGGTCGGCGGTTTGGCAGGCTTGGCCACGGAGAATCACGCCATAGCACAATTCCACGACGATATTCACGCGGGGAAGTATTTGATCATGATCGACGTGCGCCGCAATCAGGAAGAGCGCGTTCGCTCGTTGATGGCGGAAAAACATCCGGAGGCAAAATTGATGCGGGTAGGCTCGACCTTCGTCAATCCGTTCGAGTTTGTGAAAGCGAAACCCGCCTAAAATATACCGATCTCCTAAGCTTGGCACTCGGCTTTGGAAAGACGCGAGCTCGGAGTTGAAACGAACGATCAGTGGCTAAATTTGATAAAATTTAGCCACTGATTCTTTTTCCAGCCGAGATGAGCCAGAAACTTTTCATTGAGACCATGGGTTGTCAAATGAATGAGTACGATTCCGCCAAGATGCGCGACGTACTCCACGCTTCCCATGGATTCGAGCTGACCAACAACCCTGAAGAAGCTGACGTCCTCTTGTTGAATACCTGTTCAGTGCGGGAAAAAGCGCAAGAAAAGGTTTTTTCCGAATTGGGACGTTGGCGCTCCCTGAAGAATAAGAAACCCGGGGTAGTCATTGGCGTCGGCGGCTGTGTTGCCAGTCAGGAAGGGGAGGCCCTACAGCGGCGTGCTCCCTATGTGGACATGGTTTTTGGCCCGCAAACCCTGCATAGGCTGCCGGAACTGCTGGACCGGGTGAAAACCGAACGAACACCGGCTATCGACGTATCCTTCCCGGAGATCGAAAAGTTCGACGCGCTTCCGGAACCACGCGCGGAAGGGCCAAAGGCGTATGTGTCGATCATGGAAGGTTGCAGTAAATATTGTACGTTTTGTGTCGTACCTTACACTCGGGGCGAAGAGATCAGCCGTCCCTTGGACGACGTTATCACGGAAATCGTCGCTTTGGCTGAGCAGGGCGTGCGCGAGGTGGTTTTGTTGGGACAGAACGTCAATGCCTATCGCGGCCTGATGGTCGACGGAGAAGTCGCTGATTTTGCTTTGCTTTTACATTATGTGGCGGCCATCGACGGGATTGAGCGCATCCGGTTTACGACGTCACATCCGGTAGAGTTTACGGATAGTTTGATCGAAGCTTACGCAGAGATTCCGAAACTGGCAGACCATTTGCATCTTCCCGTACAGAGCGGTAGCAATCGGGTTTTGAGCTTGATGAAGCGCGGCCATACCCGCGAAGAGTACATCGACAAGATCGAGCGGCTGCGGCAGGTCCGGCCTAATTTAAGTCTGTCGTCGGATTTTATCGTCGGCTTTCCCGGCGAAACCGACCAGGACTTCGAGGAGACCATGGACTTGATCGAAACTTTGGGTTTTGATCATTCTTATAGTTTCATTTACAGTCCCCGTCCCGGCACGCCGGCTGCAGAAATGAAAGATGATGTGCCCATAAGCGTAAAAAAGGAGCGCTTGGCCCGGTTGCAGGCAAAAATCAACGATATGTCGGCGAAAATTTCCCGCAGCATGGTCAATACCGTGCAGCGCATATTGGTCGAGGGCGTTTCGAAAAAGGATTACGCTCAACTGAGCGGACGCACCGAAAACAACCGCGTGGTGAATTTCTCGGGTCCGTCACGACTCATCGGGCAGTTTTTGGATGTCCTCATCGTTGAAGCGCTGCCAAACTCGCTCCGGGGCAGATGGGTCAATACCTCGACTTCCGATTTTTCAACCCACGAGACCAGCAGGCTCACCGTATAACTTGCTTAATCATCTGAACTCCTTGCACCTTACCCTAGAACCCGCAGACAACGAGCGGCTGGCTAGCTTGTGCGGCCAATTCGATGAACATCTTCGGCAAATCGAAAGACGCCTGGGCGTAGAGATCGCCAACTGCGGCAATCATTTCGAAATCATAGGCTCCGGCAAACCCGTTGAGGCTGCGTACAAAGTACTGCAAAGCCTGTTCGACGCAACCTCGCGTGAGGTGGTGACGCCGGAGCACGTTCACTTGTCACTACAGGATGCCAATATCGCCGCCATGCTGGAAAGTAGCGGCGATGAGGTCGAACCGCTCGTGATCCGCACCAAGCGTGGTGCGATTAAGCCGAGAGGCACGAATCAACAGCGCTATCTCAAGAGCATCCAAAGCCACGATATCAATTTCGGCGTCGGTCCGGCCGGGACCGGCAAGACCTACCTGGCCGTGGCATGTGCCGTCGCGGCGCTCGAACGGGAAGAAGTGAGGCGCCTGATTCTCGCGCGTCCAGCCGTCGAAGCCGGCGAAAAACTGGGCTTCTTGCCGGGCGACATGGCTCAGAAAGTGGATCCTTATTTACGACCTCTGTACGACGCTCTGTATGAAATGCTGGGCTTCGAGCGGGTCGCGAAGCTCATAGAGCGCAACGTGATCGAAGTGGCGCCGCTCGCCTTCATGCGAGGCCGTACCTTGAACGATTCGTTCATCATCCTGGACGAGGCGCAAAACACGACCGTCGAGCAGATCAAGATGTTTTTGACCCGGGTGGGCTTCGGCTCCAAGGCCGTGATCACCGGCGATATCACTCAGGTCGACCTGCCGCGCAACAAGGAATCGGGGCTCAGGCACGTACTAGAGGTGTTGCGCGACGTCGAAGGCATCAGTTTTACCTTCTTCACCTCGCAGGACGTCGTGCGCCATCCCTTGGTGCAGCGTATCGTCGCCGCTTACGAGGCTTACGAACGAGCGCAAGTGGCCGACCGATCAGCATGATCCACGTTGAAGTTCAACGCGCCACGGAACGGCAGTGGGTGCCGGAAGACGGAAAATTTCTGCGATGGGCGAGCGCCGCGGCGAAACGGGATGAAGCAGAGCTAGTCATACGGATTGTAGACGAGACGGAAAGCGCTCAATTGAACGAATATTACCGGCACAAAGCCGGGCCGACGAACGTTCTCAGCTTCCCTTTCGAAGTGCCGGAAGGCATTCCCACTCAGGTGTTGGGCGATCTTGTCATCTGCGCCGCCGTCGTCGAGCGCGAAGCGCACGAGCAAGGCAAAAGTCTCGAGGCGCACTGGGCTCACATGGTGGTGCACGGCATGCTGCACCTACAGGGTTATGATCACGTCTCTGAAACCGATGCCGCTGTTATGGAAGCGGAAGAGATCGCCATTCTCAAGAGCTTAGGCTTTCCCAATCCCTACGAGGAG
This region includes:
- the glcE gene encoding glycolate oxidase subunit GlcE, producing MNADLSESLRQAVSDAGNLGTPLMIVGSGSKAFYGRKAAGNFLEVAGHAGILRYEPTELVITARCGTRLSDIESALAECGQMLPFEPPYFGQDATLGGTLACGFSGPRRPFAGSARDCMLGCRILNGKGEVLSFGGEVMKNVAGFDVSRLMVGAMGTLGVILEASLKVCPKPEHELTVCFESSVEHALSAMNRWCSEPWPLSGLAYDGNRIYIRLSGSERAVDAVYRKFGGEILEDGNAFWEDLREQRHEFFRADGNLWRISLAPATPVLDVPGDWFYDWGGALRWLKTDAPAEAVFRAAEAAGGHATLFRGDSGDGRVFQPLSEGLKCLHANLKKAFDPNGLFNPGRFYENF
- a CDS encoding rhomboid family intramembrane serine protease gives rise to the protein MIPYRDTIPAKYTPWMTWAIIALNLAAFAYTQWLTPQDLYYFLNLHGLVPARYTNPEWAVRVGYPPGDYTPFVSSMFLHGGALHLVLNMWLLWIFGDNVEDRMGSVRFLAFYLICGLIAGIVHIYTNPRSNIPTIGASGAIAGVMGAYYFLFPYARVVIWMFFLPWFIEVPAIAFLGVWVIIQLYKVTVGAPSDEPFADVAWFGHLGGFIAGMLLYRFFLLEGRKDDRYFGRHSV
- a CDS encoding PhoH family protein, encoding MLNHLNSLHLTLEPADNERLASLCGQFDEHLRQIERRLGVEIANCGNHFEIIGSGKPVEAAYKVLQSLFDATSREVVTPEHVHLSLQDANIAAMLESSGDEVEPLVIRTKRGAIKPRGTNQQRYLKSIQSHDINFGVGPAGTGKTYLAVACAVAALEREEVRRLILARPAVEAGEKLGFLPGDMAQKVDPYLRPLYDALYEMLGFERVAKLIERNVIEVAPLAFMRGRTLNDSFIILDEAQNTTVEQIKMFLTRVGFGSKAVITGDITQVDLPRNKESGLRHVLEVLRDVEGISFTFFTSQDVVRHPLVQRIVAAYEAYERAQVADRSA
- the soxC gene encoding sulfite dehydrogenase, with protein sequence MSDKEANETGSLPPAASGGLLDRRLFLKKSLAFGAGTALAGHAVQGLAEEPPPWMKTPGEPFTNYGRPSPHEKDVIRWISANAGAPGNGISWTPLHKLEGIVTPNGLHFERHHNGVPQIDPHRHRLLIHGLVENPLSFSIDDLLRYPMVSRLCFVECGGNSNAGWHEEPIQTPVGYFHGLASCSEWTGVPLAVILDEAGLRPEARWLIAEGADAAAMNISIPVEKALDDAMLALYQNGERLRPENGYPLRLILPGWEAVLSVKWLRRLQAANRPVMARNETAKYTELLPSGKARQFTFVMDAKSIITFPSPGRNLSGPGLYQISGLAWSGRGRIRRVEISADGGRSWAESALQEPVLPQCFTRFRLPWRWDGSPLVLKSRATDETGYVQPEREVLIAERGRHGYFHYNAVVAWAVAEDGTVSHVYA
- the glcF gene encoding glycolate oxidase subunit GlcF, whose amino-acid sequence is MQTQLADFVKDTPEGREADAILRKCVHCGFCTATCPTYRLLGDELDGPRGRIYLLKQMLEGQKVTTRTQLHLDRCLSCRACETTCPSGVRYGRLADIGRDLLERKVQRPWLQRLQRLALRKLLPYPRRFATILTLARLIRPMLPAALRAKIPPKVSAPQWPAARHTRRVLMLKGCVQPAMAPAIDAAAANVLDRLGISAVRVDGSGCCGALSYHLAAHEEGKAFMRRNIDALWPHIEQGAEAIVSTASGCGLMLKEYADVLKYDSVYAEKAERVSALTRDIGEILAGEDLSSLRSSPVGRIAFHSPCTLQHGQKLNGLVERLLSDLGFELTPVDQPHLCCGSAGTYSLLQPELSQKLLADKIRALEQGRPECIATANIGCWAHLRSSATVPVHHWIELLYLLLEGRHAKSAP
- the miaB gene encoding tRNA (N6-isopentenyl adenosine(37)-C2)-methylthiotransferase MiaB, giving the protein MSQKLFIETMGCQMNEYDSAKMRDVLHASHGFELTNNPEEADVLLLNTCSVREKAQEKVFSELGRWRSLKNKKPGVVIGVGGCVASQEGEALQRRAPYVDMVFGPQTLHRLPELLDRVKTERTPAIDVSFPEIEKFDALPEPRAEGPKAYVSIMEGCSKYCTFCVVPYTRGEEISRPLDDVITEIVALAEQGVREVVLLGQNVNAYRGLMVDGEVADFALLLHYVAAIDGIERIRFTTSHPVEFTDSLIEAYAEIPKLADHLHLPVQSGSNRVLSLMKRGHTREEYIDKIERLRQVRPNLSLSSDFIVGFPGETDQDFEETMDLIETLGFDHSYSFIYSPRPGTPAAEMKDDVPISVKKERLARLQAKINDMSAKISRSMVNTVQRILVEGVSKKDYAQLSGRTENNRVVNFSGPSRLIGQFLDVLIVEALPNSLRGRWVNTSTSDFSTHETSRLTV
- the ybeY gene encoding rRNA maturation RNase YbeY; translation: MIHVEVQRATERQWVPEDGKFLRWASAAAKRDEAELVIRIVDETESAQLNEYYRHKAGPTNVLSFPFEVPEGIPTQVLGDLVICAAVVEREAHEQGKSLEAHWAHMVVHGMLHLQGYDHVSETDAAVMEAEEIAILKSLGFPNPYEEIMTS
- a CDS encoding FAD-linked oxidase C-terminal domain-containing protein — encoded protein: MVYRVHPSERVPHHVDRDYFLRLLSEHIGNNGLLFDAEDLRPYECDGLSAYRELPWIVALPETIEQVQAVLRLCREHGVPVVARGAGTGLSGGALPVANGVLLSLAKFNRILEIDPVNRTARVQPGVRNLAISEAAAPYGLYYAPDPSSQIACTIGGNVAENSGGVHCLKYGLTVHNVLQVRIVTMDGELLTLGGSGYDGPGYDLLALITGSEGLLGVIVEITVKLLPIPPCAQVLLASFDSVEAAGEAVAAIIGAGLVPAGLEMMDNMTIRAVEDFVHAGYPIDAAAIVLCEFDGIAEQVESDLLKARDIFRTRGATDVRQSTGEAERKRFWAGRKAAFPAAGRISPDYYCMDGTIPRKRLPEVLHRIAELSAQYGLMVGNVFHAGDGNLHPLILYDANNPGELERVEELGGKILEVCVEVGGTITGEHGVGVEKINQMCLQFGTSELAQFHAVKRSFDPYGLLNPGKAVPTLHRCAEFGAIHVHRGRVAHPELERF